Proteins co-encoded in one Malus sylvestris chromosome 7, drMalSylv7.2, whole genome shotgun sequence genomic window:
- the LOC126630343 gene encoding uncharacterized protein LOC126630343 isoform X2 — protein sequence MSPELTANVRLVRCPKCRQLLAELPDVPVYRCGGCGVTLQAKPRVNGLRSKSASLNDTEAAQRIRLDHGSEDKKSRSSARNATLSESGECSSDQENERDQKKSSEGNESSTSSTPKATYPESGNCFSNQNNEKDEDKPFEEEKSSSSSHNAAPLDQENERDQKKSSEGNESSTSSTPKATYPESGNCFSNQNNEKDEDKPFEEEKSSSLSHNAAPLDQENERDQKKSSEGNKSSTSSTPKATYPESGNCFSNQNNEKDEDKPSEEEKSSSSSHNAAPLDQENERDQKKSSEGNESSTSSTPKATYPESGNCFLNQNNEKDEDKPSEEEKSSSSSHNAAPLDQENERDQKKSSEGNESSTSSTPKATYPESGNFFLNQNNEKNEDKPSEEKKSSSSSHNAALPEQNDEGDRSKSSEDNESSSPSTRKLTFLESGKYSFDQNNEKSEDKSSEVIESSISIQNENLSNPGEYFSDQNKEKSEDKSSEDEGSSTSGHNASLSKSGECASDQNNETDNPVISKSSEGNESSSLSPKATVRGECFLDLNNEKEQIKSSEGNKFSSSSPKSTFPDSGECLLDQNNERDLSEPSEGNKLSSSSPEATFPDSGKCFSEQDNKKSEIKSSDDREFGSANHGATLPDSGECTSTSMKGPDESSEDCDHEQVGDINLPNEDQNNQSDQNDSHDFDSEKLEVSNEFCSSTEFAREEVKESSALGEKNMDVGINKEIDSDFQSSNTVNQGDARGSSSNVAAHTASREIISSGSFESSRNEQQVEPRNSVPNGFDHVRSPVAFESIVTAHMAVRESVAADSLTSSPNGQLEEPQNNDFPNGFDHVGSPDAFENTEFFPSFELSGAPRDLSKSPANRSHHAYDASVSSYDGMDDQFFNRNTRSNIVHSEERIRRDKFMANSMMTRDSGLQRQARDPWSNFPVKNDHAMKYRKWDQDALLPPRRQGHPSRDWNRLQSDEYMSRMAFRRRVSQGGYKNRGLTNQLDNEYQHNSGYQSSEMSVEAEQDKRTLLRMVYELQDQVNNLNGKAGGRVARGATWKEKSMAQYRDYEASEEELYHDPNYQRYLRRHRAGSHYPPEHHRKNMRIPFSSEATTSRHQADSSYLHHEPQDWQCSAPLPQPIRCSNNGLCMVHPGHSCWTSYDESRPLTPERYVESDFPLWGRETMSDDLRHQRHDVKKLYREKQHLAKRHFRPIAGGAPIITCYNCSKLLLIPADFLLFKRRYHRLRCGACLEVLRFSLQKRSHIVPYEQNAIAPPPSEVGDYNAASNGGNLAQHADTVSCSDDYGYGPSYYNGYSTDGDPGALAPSNSPRGNSEDRNMSYSSLDQMRQRKELVLRESQNKDKNPIETYVSARPSLSSEIKELPAKSSSPLHRLMGYASPSQVIRGSGSSQTGRSSYPLQR from the exons ATGTCTCCTGAACTGACAGCAAATGTTCGACTGGTACGATGTCCGAAATGCCGGCAACTTCTTGCGGAGTTGCCGGATGTTCCGGTCTACAGGTGCGGCGGATGTGGTGTCACTCTCCAAG CAAAACCTCGAGTAAATGGATTGAGAAGCAAGAGCGCTAGCTTAAATGACACTGAGGCAGCTCAGAGGATTCGTTTGGATCACGGTTCTGAAGATAAAAAATCCAGAAGTTCTGCTCGTAATGCAACTCTTTCTGAATCCGGAGAATGCTCTTCAGACCAAGAGAATGAGAGGGATCAGAAGAAGTCGTCAGAAGGCAACGAGTCTAGCACCTCAAGTACTCCTAAGGCTACTTATCCTGAATCAGGAAATTGCTTTTCAAACCAAAACAATGAGAAGGATGAAGACAAGCCTTTCGAAGAAGAGAAATCTAGCAGCTCAAGTCATAATGCAGCTCCTCTAGACCAAGAGAATGAGAGGGATCAGAAGAAGTCGTCAGAAGGCAACGAGTCTAGCAC CTCAAGTACTCCTAAGGCTACTTATCCTGAATCAGGAAATTGCTTTTCAAACCAAAACAATGAGAAGGATGAAGACAAGCCTTTCGAAGAAGAGAAATCTAGCAGCTTGAGTCATAATGCAGCTCCTCTAGACCAAGAGAATGAGAGGGATCAGAAGAAGTCGTCAGAAGGCAACAAGTCTAGCACCTCAAGTACTCCTAAGGCTACTTATCCTGAATCAGGAAATTGCTTTTCGAACCAAAACAATGAGAAGGATGAAGACAAGCCTTCCGAAGAAGAGAAATCTAGCAGCTCGAGTCATAATGCAGCTCCTCTAGACCAAGAGAATGAGAGGGATCAGAAGAAGTCGTCAGAAGGCAACGAGTCTAGCACCTCAAGTACTCCTAAGGCTACTTATCCTGAATCAGGAAATTGCTTTTTGAACCAAAACAATGAGAAGGATGAAGACAAGCCTTCCGAAGAAGAAAAATCTAGCAGCTCAAGTCATAATGCAGCTCCTCTAGACCAAGAGAATGAGAGGGATCAGAAGAAGTCGTCAGAAGGCAACGAGTCTAGCACCTCAAGTACTCCTAAGGCTACTTATCCTGAATCAGGAAATTTCTTTTTGAACCAAAACAATGAGAAGAACGAAGACAAGCCTTCCGAAGAAAAGAAATCTAGCAGCTCGAGTCATAATGCAGCTCTTCCAGAGCAAAACGACGAGGGGGATCGAAGTAAATCTTCAGAAGACAACGAATCTAGCAGCCCAAGTACTCGTAAGCTTACTTTTCTTGAGTCGGGAAAATACTCTTTTGACCAAAACAACGAGAAGAGTGAAGATAAGTCTTCTGAAGTCATCGAATCTAGCATCTCAATTCAAAATGAAAATCTTTCAAACCCAGGAGAATACTTTTCGGACCAAAACAAGGAGAAGAGCGAAGATAAGTCTTCCGAAGACGAAGGATCTAGCACCTCAGGTCATAATGCAAGTCTTTCAAAGTCGGGAGAATGCGCTTCAGACCAAAACAATGAGACAGATAATCCTGTCATTAGTAAATCTTCAGAAGGTAATGAATCCAGCAGCTTAAGTCCCAAGGCTACTGTTCGAGGAGAATGTTTCTTGGACCTAAACAATGAGAAGGAGCAGATTAAGTCTTCAGAAGGCAACAAATTTAGCAGCTCAAGTCCAAAATCTACTTTTCCTGACTCGGGAGAATGTTTACTGGACCAAAACAACGAGAGGGATCTAAGTGAACCTTCAGAAGGCAACAAGCTTAGCAGCTCAAGTCCAGAGGCAACTTTTCCTGACTCGGGAAAATGCTTCTCAGAACAAGACAATAAGAAGAGTGAAATCAAGTCTTCTGATGACAGAGAATTTGGCAGCGCAAATCATGGGGCTACTCTTCCAGACTCAGGAGAGTGCACTTCAACCAGTATGAAGGGTCCCGATGAGTCTTCTGAAGATTGTGATCATGAACAAGTTGGAGATATAAACCTACCAAATGAAGATCAAAATAATCAGAGTGATCAAAATGATTCTCATGATTTTGATAGTGAGAAACTTGAAGTTTCCAATGAATTTTGTTCATCGACTGAGTTTGCACGTGAAGAAGTTAAGGAGAGCTCAGCTTTAGGAGAAAAAAATATGGACGTAGGCATCAACAAGGAgattgattctgatttccagaGCTCAAATACTGTAAATCAGGGAGATGCAAGGGGAAGTAGTTCAAATGTTGCTGCTCATACGGCCTCACGGGAAATCATTTCATCAGGTTCCTTTGAATCTTCTCGCAATGAACAACAGGTGGAACCTCGGAATAGTGTTCCCAATGGCTTTGATCATGTAAGGTCTCCTGTTGCATTTGAAAGTATAGTTACTGCTCATATGGCAGTAAGGGAAAGCGTTGCAGCGGATTCCCTGACATCTTCTCCTAATGGCCAACTGGAGGAACCTCAGAATAATGATTTTCCCAATGGCTTTGATCATGTAGGGTCTCCTGATGCATTTGAAAATACGGAGTTCTTCCCCAGCTTTGAGCTTAGCGGTGCACCTAGAGATCTGTCGAAGTCCCCAGCAAATAGAAGTCATCATGCTTATGATGCCAGTGTTTCTTCTTATGATGGCATGGATGATCAGTTCTTCAACCGAAATACACGTTCAAACATTGTTCATTCTGAAGAAAGAATCCGAAGGGATAAATTCATGGCGAATAGCATGATGACTAGAGATTCAGGATTGCAACGTCAAGCAAGGGATCCCTGGTCAAATTTTCCTGTGAAGAATGATCATGCCATGAAATACAGAAAGTGGGATCAAGATGCATTACTGCCACCTAGAAGACAAGGCCATCCAAGCCGAGATTGGAATAGATTGCAGAGTGATGAATATATGTCTAGGATGGCATTCCGTCGAAGAGTTTCCCAAGGCGGATACAAAAATAGAGGCCTCACAAATCAACTGGATAATGAGTACCAGCACAATTCAGGCTACCAATCATCTGAAATGTCTGTGGAGGCTGAACAGGACAAGAGGACACTATTAAGAATGGTTTATGAACTGCAGGATCAAGTTAACAATTTGAATGGAAAGGCGGGTGGAAGGGTTGCCAGAGGAGCCACTTGGAAGGAGAAGAGCATGGCCCAGTACCGTGATTATGAGGCATCCGAGGAGGAACTCTATCATGATCCAAACTACCAGAGGTATCTGAGAAGACACAGGGCAGGCAGCCACTATCCCCCTGAACACCACCGCAAAAACATGCGTATACCTTTCTCAAGTGAGGCAACAACCAGCAGGCACCAAGCTGATTCTTCATATTTGCATCATGAACCCCAAGACTGGCAGTGCTCAGCACCTTTGCCTCAACCCATTCGTTGCAGCAACAACGGGTTATGTATGGTTCACCCTGGTCACAGTTGCTGGACATCATATGACGAGTCTCGTCCCTTAACTCCCGAACGGTATGTGGAATCTGATTTTCCTCTTTGGGGCCGTGAAACAATGTCTGATGATCTGAGGCACCAAAGGCATGATGTGAAGAAGCTTTACAGAGAGAAACAACATTTGGCTAAGCGACATTTCCGCCCCATAGCAGGTGGAGCCCCTATCATAACTTGTTACAACTGCTCAAAACTACTGCTGATACCTGCAGATTTTCTCCTTTTCAAAAGGAGATACCATAGACTTCGATGTGGGGCTTGCTTGGAGGTGCTCAGATTTTCGCTCCAAAAGAGATCGCATATTGTCCCCTATGAACAGAATGCTATAGCCCCTCCTCCGAGTGAGGTTGGCGACTATAATGCTGCATCTAATGGCGGTAACTTGGCTCAACATGCGGATACTGTTTCATGTTCTGATGATTATGGTTACGGACCCTCTTACTACAACGGTTACTCTACTGACGGTGATCCTGGAGCTCTCGCACCCTCCAACTCTCCCCGAGGCAATTCAGAAGACCGGAATATGTCATATAGTTCATTGGATCAAATGAGACAGAGGAAGGAGCTTGTTTTGAGAGAGTCTCAGAACAAAGATAAGAATCCAATTGAAACATATGTGTCAGCAAGACCATCGTTATCCTCAGAAATCAAGGAGCTGCCAGCAAAGTCGAGTTCACCACTTCATCGACTCATGGGCTACGCTTCGCCAAGCCAAGTGATTAGAGGGTCTGGATCATCTCAGACAGGGAGAAGCTCATACCCTTTGCAGAGATAA
- the LOC126630343 gene encoding uncharacterized protein LOC126630343 isoform X1, which yields MSPELTANVRLVRCPKCRQLLAELPDVPVYRCGGCGVTLQAKPRVNGLRSKSASLNDTEAAQRIRLDHGSEDKKSRSSARNATLSESGECSSDQENERDQKKSSEGNESSTSSTPKATYPESGNCFSNQNNEKDEDKPFEEEKSSSSSHNAAPLDQENERDQKKSSEGNESSTSSTPKATYPESGNFFSNQNNEKDEDKPFEEEKSSSSSHNAAPLDQENERDQKKSSEGNESSTSSTPKATYPESGNCFSNQNNEKDEDKPFEEEKSSSLSHNAAPLDQENERDQKKSSEGNKSSTSSTPKATYPESGNCFSNQNNEKDEDKPSEEEKSSSSSHNAAPLDQENERDQKKSSEGNESSTSSTPKATYPESGNCFLNQNNEKDEDKPSEEEKSSSSSHNAAPLDQENERDQKKSSEGNESSTSSTPKATYPESGNFFLNQNNEKNEDKPSEEKKSSSSSHNAALPEQNDEGDRSKSSEDNESSSPSTRKLTFLESGKYSFDQNNEKSEDKSSEVIESSISIQNENLSNPGEYFSDQNKEKSEDKSSEDEGSSTSGHNASLSKSGECASDQNNETDNPVISKSSEGNESSSLSPKATVRGECFLDLNNEKEQIKSSEGNKFSSSSPKSTFPDSGECLLDQNNERDLSEPSEGNKLSSSSPEATFPDSGKCFSEQDNKKSEIKSSDDREFGSANHGATLPDSGECTSTSMKGPDESSEDCDHEQVGDINLPNEDQNNQSDQNDSHDFDSEKLEVSNEFCSSTEFAREEVKESSALGEKNMDVGINKEIDSDFQSSNTVNQGDARGSSSNVAAHTASREIISSGSFESSRNEQQVEPRNSVPNGFDHVRSPVAFESIVTAHMAVRESVAADSLTSSPNGQLEEPQNNDFPNGFDHVGSPDAFENTEFFPSFELSGAPRDLSKSPANRSHHAYDASVSSYDGMDDQFFNRNTRSNIVHSEERIRRDKFMANSMMTRDSGLQRQARDPWSNFPVKNDHAMKYRKWDQDALLPPRRQGHPSRDWNRLQSDEYMSRMAFRRRVSQGGYKNRGLTNQLDNEYQHNSGYQSSEMSVEAEQDKRTLLRMVYELQDQVNNLNGKAGGRVARGATWKEKSMAQYRDYEASEEELYHDPNYQRYLRRHRAGSHYPPEHHRKNMRIPFSSEATTSRHQADSSYLHHEPQDWQCSAPLPQPIRCSNNGLCMVHPGHSCWTSYDESRPLTPERYVESDFPLWGRETMSDDLRHQRHDVKKLYREKQHLAKRHFRPIAGGAPIITCYNCSKLLLIPADFLLFKRRYHRLRCGACLEVLRFSLQKRSHIVPYEQNAIAPPPSEVGDYNAASNGGNLAQHADTVSCSDDYGYGPSYYNGYSTDGDPGALAPSNSPRGNSEDRNMSYSSLDQMRQRKELVLRESQNKDKNPIETYVSARPSLSSEIKELPAKSSSPLHRLMGYASPSQVIRGSGSSQTGRSSYPLQR from the exons ATGTCTCCTGAACTGACAGCAAATGTTCGACTGGTACGATGTCCGAAATGCCGGCAACTTCTTGCGGAGTTGCCGGATGTTCCGGTCTACAGGTGCGGCGGATGTGGTGTCACTCTCCAAG CAAAACCTCGAGTAAATGGATTGAGAAGCAAGAGCGCTAGCTTAAATGACACTGAGGCAGCTCAGAGGATTCGTTTGGATCACGGTTCTGAAGATAAAAAATCCAGAAGTTCTGCTCGTAATGCAACTCTTTCTGAATCCGGAGAATGCTCTTCAGACCAAGAGAATGAGAGGGATCAGAAGAAGTCGTCAGAAGGCAACGAGTCTAGCACCTCAAGTACTCCTAAGGCTACTTATCCTGAATCAGGAAATTGCTTTTCAAACCAAAACAATGAGAAGGATGAAGACAAGCCTTTCGAAGAAGAGAAATCTAGCAGCTCAAGTCATAATGCAGCTCCTCTAGACCAAGAGAATGAGAGGGATCAGAAGAAGTCGTCAGAAGGCAACGAGTCTAGCACCTCAAGTACTCCTAAGGCTACTTATCCTGAATCAGGAAATTTCTTTTCGAACCAAAACAATGAGAAGGATGAAGACAAGCCTTTCGAAGAAGAGAAATCTAGCAGCTCGAGTCATAATGCAGCTCCTCTAGACCAAGAGAATGAGAGGGATCAGAAGAAGTCATCAGAAGGCAACGAGTCTAGCACCTCAAGTACTCCTAAGGCTACTTATCCTGAATCAGGAAATTGCTTTTCAAACCAAAACAATGAGAAGGATGAAGACAAGCCTTTCGAAGAAGAGAAATCTAGCAGCTTGAGTCATAATGCAGCTCCTCTAGACCAAGAGAATGAGAGGGATCAGAAGAAGTCGTCAGAAGGCAACAAGTCTAGCACCTCAAGTACTCCTAAGGCTACTTATCCTGAATCAGGAAATTGCTTTTCGAACCAAAACAATGAGAAGGATGAAGACAAGCCTTCCGAAGAAGAGAAATCTAGCAGCTCGAGTCATAATGCAGCTCCTCTAGACCAAGAGAATGAGAGGGATCAGAAGAAGTCGTCAGAAGGCAACGAGTCTAGCACCTCAAGTACTCCTAAGGCTACTTATCCTGAATCAGGAAATTGCTTTTTGAACCAAAACAATGAGAAGGATGAAGACAAGCCTTCCGAAGAAGAAAAATCTAGCAGCTCAAGTCATAATGCAGCTCCTCTAGACCAAGAGAATGAGAGGGATCAGAAGAAGTCGTCAGAAGGCAACGAGTCTAGCACCTCAAGTACTCCTAAGGCTACTTATCCTGAATCAGGAAATTTCTTTTTGAACCAAAACAATGAGAAGAACGAAGACAAGCCTTCCGAAGAAAAGAAATCTAGCAGCTCGAGTCATAATGCAGCTCTTCCAGAGCAAAACGACGAGGGGGATCGAAGTAAATCTTCAGAAGACAACGAATCTAGCAGCCCAAGTACTCGTAAGCTTACTTTTCTTGAGTCGGGAAAATACTCTTTTGACCAAAACAACGAGAAGAGTGAAGATAAGTCTTCTGAAGTCATCGAATCTAGCATCTCAATTCAAAATGAAAATCTTTCAAACCCAGGAGAATACTTTTCGGACCAAAACAAGGAGAAGAGCGAAGATAAGTCTTCCGAAGACGAAGGATCTAGCACCTCAGGTCATAATGCAAGTCTTTCAAAGTCGGGAGAATGCGCTTCAGACCAAAACAATGAGACAGATAATCCTGTCATTAGTAAATCTTCAGAAGGTAATGAATCCAGCAGCTTAAGTCCCAAGGCTACTGTTCGAGGAGAATGTTTCTTGGACCTAAACAATGAGAAGGAGCAGATTAAGTCTTCAGAAGGCAACAAATTTAGCAGCTCAAGTCCAAAATCTACTTTTCCTGACTCGGGAGAATGTTTACTGGACCAAAACAACGAGAGGGATCTAAGTGAACCTTCAGAAGGCAACAAGCTTAGCAGCTCAAGTCCAGAGGCAACTTTTCCTGACTCGGGAAAATGCTTCTCAGAACAAGACAATAAGAAGAGTGAAATCAAGTCTTCTGATGACAGAGAATTTGGCAGCGCAAATCATGGGGCTACTCTTCCAGACTCAGGAGAGTGCACTTCAACCAGTATGAAGGGTCCCGATGAGTCTTCTGAAGATTGTGATCATGAACAAGTTGGAGATATAAACCTACCAAATGAAGATCAAAATAATCAGAGTGATCAAAATGATTCTCATGATTTTGATAGTGAGAAACTTGAAGTTTCCAATGAATTTTGTTCATCGACTGAGTTTGCACGTGAAGAAGTTAAGGAGAGCTCAGCTTTAGGAGAAAAAAATATGGACGTAGGCATCAACAAGGAgattgattctgatttccagaGCTCAAATACTGTAAATCAGGGAGATGCAAGGGGAAGTAGTTCAAATGTTGCTGCTCATACGGCCTCACGGGAAATCATTTCATCAGGTTCCTTTGAATCTTCTCGCAATGAACAACAGGTGGAACCTCGGAATAGTGTTCCCAATGGCTTTGATCATGTAAGGTCTCCTGTTGCATTTGAAAGTATAGTTACTGCTCATATGGCAGTAAGGGAAAGCGTTGCAGCGGATTCCCTGACATCTTCTCCTAATGGCCAACTGGAGGAACCTCAGAATAATGATTTTCCCAATGGCTTTGATCATGTAGGGTCTCCTGATGCATTTGAAAATACGGAGTTCTTCCCCAGCTTTGAGCTTAGCGGTGCACCTAGAGATCTGTCGAAGTCCCCAGCAAATAGAAGTCATCATGCTTATGATGCCAGTGTTTCTTCTTATGATGGCATGGATGATCAGTTCTTCAACCGAAATACACGTTCAAACATTGTTCATTCTGAAGAAAGAATCCGAAGGGATAAATTCATGGCGAATAGCATGATGACTAGAGATTCAGGATTGCAACGTCAAGCAAGGGATCCCTGGTCAAATTTTCCTGTGAAGAATGATCATGCCATGAAATACAGAAAGTGGGATCAAGATGCATTACTGCCACCTAGAAGACAAGGCCATCCAAGCCGAGATTGGAATAGATTGCAGAGTGATGAATATATGTCTAGGATGGCATTCCGTCGAAGAGTTTCCCAAGGCGGATACAAAAATAGAGGCCTCACAAATCAACTGGATAATGAGTACCAGCACAATTCAGGCTACCAATCATCTGAAATGTCTGTGGAGGCTGAACAGGACAAGAGGACACTATTAAGAATGGTTTATGAACTGCAGGATCAAGTTAACAATTTGAATGGAAAGGCGGGTGGAAGGGTTGCCAGAGGAGCCACTTGGAAGGAGAAGAGCATGGCCCAGTACCGTGATTATGAGGCATCCGAGGAGGAACTCTATCATGATCCAAACTACCAGAGGTATCTGAGAAGACACAGGGCAGGCAGCCACTATCCCCCTGAACACCACCGCAAAAACATGCGTATACCTTTCTCAAGTGAGGCAACAACCAGCAGGCACCAAGCTGATTCTTCATATTTGCATCATGAACCCCAAGACTGGCAGTGCTCAGCACCTTTGCCTCAACCCATTCGTTGCAGCAACAACGGGTTATGTATGGTTCACCCTGGTCACAGTTGCTGGACATCATATGACGAGTCTCGTCCCTTAACTCCCGAACGGTATGTGGAATCTGATTTTCCTCTTTGGGGCCGTGAAACAATGTCTGATGATCTGAGGCACCAAAGGCATGATGTGAAGAAGCTTTACAGAGAGAAACAACATTTGGCTAAGCGACATTTCCGCCCCATAGCAGGTGGAGCCCCTATCATAACTTGTTACAACTGCTCAAAACTACTGCTGATACCTGCAGATTTTCTCCTTTTCAAAAGGAGATACCATAGACTTCGATGTGGGGCTTGCTTGGAGGTGCTCAGATTTTCGCTCCAAAAGAGATCGCATATTGTCCCCTATGAACAGAATGCTATAGCCCCTCCTCCGAGTGAGGTTGGCGACTATAATGCTGCATCTAATGGCGGTAACTTGGCTCAACATGCGGATACTGTTTCATGTTCTGATGATTATGGTTACGGACCCTCTTACTACAACGGTTACTCTACTGACGGTGATCCTGGAGCTCTCGCACCCTCCAACTCTCCCCGAGGCAATTCAGAAGACCGGAATATGTCATATAGTTCATTGGATCAAATGAGACAGAGGAAGGAGCTTGTTTTGAGAGAGTCTCAGAACAAAGATAAGAATCCAATTGAAACATATGTGTCAGCAAGACCATCGTTATCCTCAGAAATCAAGGAGCTGCCAGCAAAGTCGAGTTCACCACTTCATCGACTCATGGGCTACGCTTCGCCAAGCCAAGTGATTAGAGGGTCTGGATCATCTCAGACAGGGAGAAGCTCATACCCTTTGCAGAGATAA